A single Perca flavescens isolate YP-PL-M2 chromosome 2, PFLA_1.0, whole genome shotgun sequence DNA region contains:
- the LOC114573631 gene encoding uncharacterized protein LOC114573631 codes for MNLEIFQYDTFRRHARSFLEPAIIHKWKTDQQHLFQKLQHGGKIGVSGDMRADSPGHSAKYGSYTLMHLDSNRIIDLQLVQSNEVGGSYHMKKEGLKRCLDLLDSNGLVVDYIVTDRHPQIQKYLRERSITHFYDVWHFEKGFVKET; via the exons ATGAATCTTGAGATTTTCCAGTATGACACCTTCAGGAGGCATGCTAGGAGTTTTCTGGAGCCAGCCATAATCCACAAATGGAAGACGGATCAGCAACATCTTTTTCAAAAGTTACAACATGGAGGAAAGATTGGAGTCAGTGGAGATATGCGAGCTGACTCCCCGG GGCACTCAGCAAAGTATGGGAGCTACACACTCATGCACCTAGACAGTAACCGCATTATTGACCTTCAGCTTGTTCAG AGCAATGAAGTAGGTGGTAGTTACCACATGAAGAAGGAGGGCCTTAAACGCTGCCTGGATCTACTGGATTCAAACGGTTTGGTGGTGGACTACATTGTCACCGACCGTCATCCACAGATCCAGAAGTATCTGAGGGAGCGCAGCATCACCCACTTCTATGATGTGTGGCACTTTGAGAAAG GGTTTGTCAAAGAAACTTGA